The following coding sequences are from one Pyrobaculum sp. 3827-6 window:
- a CDS encoding fucose isomerase: protein MAYLLSSSLHEGFAARVEKYVRQYVGELRDPAAASGEKFPLIIHATGGTTPSAVELVSRTGARGAVLVGFGEHNSFASLLHTKAELEAMGLPVAAFHCPSYTECGDVLARAKKVAEAASALVGARAVLIGNETPQAKILRERFGWSVEVVPLDRFEELVDSSPPDGEAVEAFGDVQIAKIAAALREIGRGADLVAIHCFPFLMKRRLTPCLALALLNSRGGLAACEGDLASGFAMLMSRRLTGYSGWIANVVRGSGREAVFAHCTISLDMVKSWRVMPHFESGYPHGLSGELREAVYTVVSVAPRFNRAAVGVAEVVKSGNFMQEACRTQAAVRFGRDLRLEAEAPANHHVFMPGDVAEEAEAVFKLLSIPTTRY, encoded by the coding sequence ATGGCTTATTTGCTGTCCTCTTCGCTTCATGAGGGATTTGCGGCGAGGGTTGAGAAGTATGTAAGGCAGTACGTGGGGGAGCTGAGGGATCCAGCCGCCGCCTCTGGCGAGAAGTTTCCCCTAATTATACACGCTACGGGGGGCACCACCCCCTCAGCAGTGGAGCTGGTGTCGAGGACAGGTGCGCGGGGGGCCGTGCTTGTGGGCTTCGGCGAGCACAACAGCTTCGCAAGCCTCCTCCACACCAAGGCGGAGCTGGAGGCGATGGGGTTGCCCGTGGCGGCTTTCCACTGCCCCAGCTATACGGAATGCGGAGACGTCTTGGCCAGGGCTAAGAAGGTGGCCGAGGCGGCCTCGGCGCTGGTCGGTGCGAGGGCGGTTTTGATAGGCAACGAGACGCCCCAGGCGAAAATCCTCCGGGAGAGGTTCGGCTGGTCTGTGGAGGTGGTCCCCCTGGACAGGTTCGAGGAGCTTGTAGACTCCTCCCCTCCAGACGGCGAGGCTGTCGAGGCGTTCGGCGACGTGCAGATTGCGAAAATCGCCGCGGCGCTCCGGGAGATAGGCAGAGGCGCCGACTTGGTGGCTATCCACTGCTTCCCCTTCCTCATGAAGAGGAGGCTCACCCCCTGCCTCGCCCTGGCCCTCCTCAACTCCAGAGGCGGGCTGGCGGCGTGCGAGGGCGACCTGGCCTCCGGCTTCGCCATGTTGATGTCGAGGAGGCTCACCGGCTACAGCGGGTGGATTGCCAACGTCGTCCGCGGCTCCGGCCGCGAGGCGGTTTTTGCCCACTGCACCATCTCCCTCGACATGGTGAAAAGCTGGAGGGTCATGCCCCACTTCGAGTCCGGCTACCCCCACGGCCTCTCCGGGGAGCTCAGAGAGGCGGTGTACACCGTGGTCTCTGTGGCGCCTAGGTTCAACAGAGCGGCTGTGGGGGTGGCCGAGGTGGTTAAAAGCGGCAACTTTATGCAAGAGGCGTGCCGCACCCAAGCCGCTGTGAGGTTCGGCAGAGATCTACGTCTAGAAGCCGAGGCCCCCGCAAACCACCACGTCTTCATGCCGGGGGACGTAGCTGAGGAGGCGGAGGCCGTGTTCAAACTCCTCTCCATCCCCACCACCCGCTACTAG
- a CDS encoding nucleotidyltransferase domain-containing protein, with translation MDIEKLRLFPWREFSVVFSVLFGSRAWGRAVKSDWDIGVWLEDVDRDVDLLYALARFLGVREGDVDLVVLNGYESLPCSLIIDVLGRGRVLYFRNLDEFLEIRSRLLYPCFDFMIDSEKLELLETQIKAVMKKWAQ, from the coding sequence GTGGATATCGAAAAGCTACGCCTCTTCCCGTGGAGGGAGTTTTCTGTAGTTTTCTCTGTGTTGTTCGGCTCGAGGGCGTGGGGGAGGGCTGTGAAGAGTGATTGGGATATCGGGGTCTGGCTAGAGGACGTGGATAGGGACGTGGATCTTTTGTACGCCTTGGCTAGATTTCTCGGGGTCAGGGAGGGGGACGTGGATCTGGTGGTTCTAAACGGCTACGAGAGCCTCCCGTGCTCGCTTATAATAGACGTGCTGGGTCGGGGCAGAGTTCTCTATTTCAGAAATCTCGACGAGTTTCTAGAAATTAGGTCTAGGTTGCTGTATCCCTGTTTCGACTTTATGATCGACTCGGAAAAGCTTGAGCTTTTAGAGACGCAGATAAAGGCCGTGATGAAGAAATGGGCGCAGTAG
- a CDS encoding transcriptional regulator: MSLERVLSAVRALVARELVGGGLSVNETAKLLGLTPAAVSMYLSGKRGGELVEELARDERIMALVKSHAAAFLDAARRGIRGPVDLTELAKVVLNIMAQKSPREQLEELIRARIRLEQETATRAMAYSYKVRNPLIRALFMQIASDSLRHAEILTMILDYLAGRLKAEEVDLGEEELEALAAEEGAMRESIAELYRVGDPVLRALILSIELDENKHFQLVKSLQLAAGQGKH; the protein is encoded by the coding sequence GTGTCTTTGGAGAGGGTTTTGTCGGCTGTGAGGGCTTTGGTCGCGAGGGAGCTGGTGGGCGGGGGGCTGAGCGTCAACGAGACGGCTAAGCTCCTGGGCTTGACTCCTGCTGCGGTTTCTATGTATTTGTCGGGTAAGCGGGGGGGCGAGCTTGTGGAGGAGTTGGCGAGGGACGAGAGGATCATGGCGCTTGTTAAGAGCCACGCCGCCGCTTTCCTCGACGCGGCGAGGAGGGGGATTAGGGGGCCTGTGGATCTGACGGAGCTTGCGAAGGTGGTGTTGAACATAATGGCGCAGAAGTCCCCGAGGGAGCAGCTGGAGGAGTTGATTAGGGCTAGGATCCGCCTTGAGCAGGAAACTGCCACCAGGGCGATGGCTTATTCATACAAGGTGCGCAACCCCCTCATAAGGGCGTTGTTTATGCAGATCGCCTCGGACAGCCTTAGACATGCCGAGATTTTGACTATGATTCTAGACTACCTGGCGGGGAGGCTTAAGGCTGAGGAGGTCGATTTGGGGGAAGAGGAGCTGGAGGCACTGGCCGCGGAGGAGGGGGCGATGAGGGAGAGCATAGCCGAGCTCTACAGAGTCGGCGACCCGGTTCTGCGGGCGTTGATACTCTCTATCGAGCTGGATGAGAACAAGCATTTTCAGCTGGTGAAGTCGCTACAGCTCGCCGCGGGCCAGGGTAAGCACTAG
- a CDS encoding 2-hydroxyacid dehydrogenase, protein MELYVNFELPREAEEELGRYFKIVRGGDLSNVEVALVSRITAEELAKMPRLKFIQVVTAGLDHLPWESIPPHVVVAGNAGSNADAVAEFAIALLLATYKRVVQYSEKMRRGDYRRDLPVPLIHGRKVAVLGLGEIGTRVAKILAAMGAEVWGFSRTPKEGPWRFTNSLEEALRGAEAAVCALPLNKYTRGMVKYEHLALMAEDAVFVNVGRAEVVDREGVLRILKERPSFIFASDVWWGRNDFAKDAEFYALPNVYATPWVAGGYGNEEVWMRMVRQAVNNLVTYARGGVPRNIARREDYI, encoded by the coding sequence ATGGAGCTGTACGTCAATTTTGAACTGCCCAGGGAGGCGGAGGAGGAGCTGGGTAGGTATTTCAAAATTGTGAGGGGTGGCGATTTGAGCAACGTCGAGGTGGCGCTTGTCAGCAGGATAACCGCCGAGGAGCTGGCCAAGATGCCGAGGCTGAAGTTTATACAAGTGGTGACAGCCGGGCTGGACCACCTCCCGTGGGAGAGCATCCCGCCCCACGTCGTCGTTGCGGGAAACGCGGGGTCTAACGCAGACGCCGTGGCCGAATTCGCCATAGCTCTGCTCCTCGCTACTTACAAACGCGTAGTGCAGTACAGCGAGAAGATGAGGCGTGGGGACTACAGACGGGACTTGCCCGTACCCCTTATCCACGGCAGGAAAGTCGCCGTGCTGGGCCTTGGGGAGATCGGCACAAGAGTGGCTAAGATCCTCGCCGCCATGGGGGCGGAGGTGTGGGGCTTCTCAAGAACGCCGAAGGAGGGGCCGTGGCGCTTTACCAACAGCCTAGAGGAGGCGCTCCGCGGCGCGGAAGCCGCGGTGTGCGCCCTCCCCCTGAACAAATACACGAGGGGGATGGTGAAGTACGAACACCTCGCCCTCATGGCGGAGGACGCCGTATTTGTAAACGTCGGACGCGCCGAGGTGGTGGACCGCGAGGGGGTTCTGCGCATACTGAAGGAACGCCCCAGCTTCATATTTGCAAGCGACGTCTGGTGGGGGAGGAACGACTTCGCCAAAGACGCCGAGTTTTACGCCCTACCTAACGTGTACGCGACGCCGTGGGTCGCCGGGGGCTACGGCAACGAGGAGGTGTGGATGCGGATGGTGAGACAGGCGGTTAACAACCTCGTCACCTACGCCAGAGGCGGCGTGCCCAGAAACATCGCCAGGAGAGAAGACTATATATAG
- a CDS encoding S9 family peptidase, giving the protein MELLIKRALSVRSATTPRWGPGGVLYYLSDSTGVMQLWRFDGSQHDVVVPWDERVGDFRVASDGAVALASDRDGDEKWRIYLIDGGVYEVSTEGVNNLGAWSPDGKKLAFTSTRDSPADFNLYIYDRAAGEVKKAAEMPGINIVEEWSEAGIFITHYETNLDSSIYLYRDGELRELTRHGGEALNHSPRYIGNGKILFLTNADWEYVGVAQMDLTTGSWKYLVQLDRDVEHFDTWGAYMLFAVNEEGRSGLYQMHMHSGLTYKLPTPPGVVTHLEYGRGVAAFSLSSINRGHEVYIFQGSVRQVTNSPKFGTPLDKLPEPRSVWYPSFDGRKIHANIYLPPGEPRGTVVYLHGGPESQDRPEFKPLVAALLSAGFTVAAPNYRGSTGFGKTFVHLDDLEKRWDAIRDVEAFAKWLREEGRLQKKPCVLGGSYGGYLTLMALATAPDAWACGVEMVGIFNLVTFLERTAPWRRRYREAEYGSLEKHRDLLLQLSPATHVEKIQAPLIIIHGANDIRVPVHEAEQLAQRLRELGREVELLVLPDEGHVITKVSNRVKAYSRVVEFIAKHAG; this is encoded by the coding sequence ATGGAGCTTCTCATAAAGAGGGCGTTGTCTGTGCGGTCGGCCACCACGCCGAGGTGGGGCCCCGGCGGCGTGCTCTACTACCTAAGCGACTCCACCGGCGTGATGCAACTATGGCGATTCGACGGCAGTCAACACGACGTAGTAGTCCCGTGGGATGAGAGGGTAGGCGACTTCCGCGTGGCCAGCGACGGCGCCGTGGCGCTGGCCTCTGACAGAGACGGCGACGAGAAGTGGCGTATCTACCTCATAGACGGCGGAGTTTACGAAGTATCTACCGAAGGCGTTAACAACCTGGGGGCGTGGTCGCCGGATGGTAAAAAGCTCGCCTTCACATCTACCAGAGACAGCCCCGCCGACTTCAACCTATATATCTACGACCGCGCCGCTGGGGAGGTCAAGAAAGCCGCGGAGATGCCCGGTATAAACATCGTAGAGGAGTGGTCAGAAGCCGGCATTTTTATTACGCACTACGAAACTAACCTCGACAGCTCTATATACTTATATAGAGATGGAGAGCTCAGAGAGCTGACGCGGCACGGAGGAGAGGCCTTGAACCACTCCCCGAGATACATTGGCAACGGCAAGATTCTATTCCTCACCAACGCCGACTGGGAATACGTCGGCGTCGCGCAGATGGACTTGACAACAGGAAGCTGGAAGTACCTAGTTCAGTTAGACCGCGACGTGGAGCACTTCGACACATGGGGGGCCTACATGCTCTTCGCGGTAAACGAAGAGGGGAGATCCGGGCTTTACCAAATGCACATGCACTCAGGCCTCACCTACAAGTTGCCGACGCCGCCTGGCGTAGTTACGCATTTGGAATACGGTAGGGGGGTTGCCGCCTTTTCGCTGTCGAGCATAAACCGGGGCCACGAGGTGTACATATTCCAGGGCTCGGTTAGGCAGGTTACAAATTCTCCAAAATTCGGCACGCCGCTGGATAAGCTCCCAGAGCCCAGATCTGTGTGGTACCCCAGCTTCGACGGTAGGAAGATACACGCAAATATATACCTACCGCCGGGTGAGCCCCGCGGCACCGTTGTCTACCTACACGGCGGCCCAGAAAGTCAAGATCGCCCCGAGTTTAAGCCGCTCGTCGCCGCCCTGCTCTCCGCGGGCTTCACAGTCGCCGCGCCGAACTACCGAGGAAGCACCGGCTTCGGGAAGACCTTCGTCCACCTAGACGATTTAGAAAAGCGGTGGGACGCCATAAGAGACGTAGAGGCCTTCGCCAAGTGGCTAAGGGAAGAGGGCCGCCTCCAGAAGAAGCCCTGCGTGCTGGGAGGCTCATACGGCGGCTACTTGACCCTAATGGCCCTGGCAACCGCCCCCGACGCGTGGGCATGCGGCGTGGAGATGGTCGGCATATTCAACCTAGTCACATTTTTAGAAAGGACAGCGCCGTGGAGGCGGAGGTACAGAGAGGCTGAGTACGGCTCGTTGGAGAAACATAGAGACCTTCTCCTACAGCTATCCCCCGCAACACACGTGGAGAAGATCCAGGCGCCGCTAATAATAATACACGGGGCAAACGACATACGCGTCCCGGTGCACGAGGCGGAGCAACTCGCCCAGAGACTGAGAGAGCTCGGCAGAGAGGTAGAGTTGCTGGTGTTGCCAGACGAGGGCCACGTAATTACAAAAGTGTCAAACCGGGTGAAGGCCTACAGCAGAGTCGTGGAGTTCATCGCAAAACACGCTGGGTAG
- the speE gene encoding polyamine aminopropyltransferase: MFTVAGPVTLLEPLSGNTSLLIKINAIYASKKSKYQEILIVETEDYGPALVLDGYIQSTYKDEAYYHEALVQPAMATHPSPQDVLILGGGEGATLREVLKHGTVKRAVMVDIDGDVVELSKKYLPLMHQGAFDDPRAEVRIEDGFVYVENALRRGEKFDVVIMDLTDPYSSDIAKQLYTPDFFNKIKRILREEGVVVTQAGNSFFFPEAYDTVLKAVRQNFPIVAEYNVWIPAFGYAVNYIIGSLVHDPKSLTADEVDRRLSQRGVKTLFYNGRTHIGLMNMPVFRKISRV, translated from the coding sequence ATGTTTACAGTAGCCGGGCCCGTCACTCTGTTAGAGCCCCTCAGCGGTAACACCTCACTCCTAATTAAGATAAACGCGATATACGCCTCCAAGAAGTCTAAATACCAGGAAATCCTCATAGTGGAGACCGAGGACTACGGACCTGCGCTGGTGCTCGACGGCTACATCCAGTCTACATACAAAGACGAGGCGTACTACCACGAGGCGCTGGTACAGCCAGCCATGGCCACCCACCCGTCTCCACAAGACGTCTTGATACTAGGCGGGGGGGAGGGGGCGACGCTCCGCGAGGTGCTTAAACACGGCACAGTCAAGAGGGCAGTTATGGTAGACATCGACGGCGACGTGGTGGAGCTATCCAAGAAATACCTACCATTAATGCACCAAGGAGCTTTCGACGACCCCCGGGCAGAGGTGAGGATTGAAGACGGTTTTGTATATGTAGAAAACGCCCTGCGCCGGGGCGAGAAATTCGACGTAGTGATCATGGACCTCACCGACCCCTACAGCTCAGACATAGCAAAACAACTGTACACCCCCGACTTCTTCAACAAGATAAAGAGAATATTGAGAGAGGAGGGCGTCGTCGTCACCCAGGCAGGGAACAGCTTCTTCTTCCCAGAGGCATACGACACGGTTCTAAAGGCGGTTAGACAGAACTTCCCCATCGTGGCTGAGTACAACGTGTGGATACCGGCCTTCGGCTACGCCGTGAATTATATAATAGGCTCCCTAGTGCACGACCCCAAGTCCCTCACAGCGGACGAGGTGGACAGAAGGCTCTCCCAGAGGGGGGTCAAAACTCTGTTCTACAACGGGAGGACTCACATCGGGCTTATGAACATGCCCGTATTTAGAAAAATAAGCCGTGTCTGA
- the coaBC gene encoding bifunctional phosphopantothenoylcysteine decarboxylase/phosphopantothenate--cysteine ligase CoaBC, whose amino-acid sequence MSEVEAIRGTYSQLLKAKRVVLLVSSGVSLYKSIDVARLLIRHGADVYTFMTPKAARLVSPNLFWWATGRRPVVRLTGAAEHVEICAKADVVLAAPATANTLAKLSLGIADNAALTCALAAAEAKTVVVPAMNLAMWNSTPVREALERLGKRAVVVPPLVEEGKAKYPPPEEVVEYVIDATAPGDYTGVRVLVTAGPTHEHIDDVKYITTPSSGLTGYYFAREAAARGAKVTLVLGPSPIKPPPGVDVVRVTSVLEMYQAVVDRARQHDLFIFSAAPLDFYVEEKARGKIDSSLAHYHITLRQAPKAAQEVKRLNPNAVVIGFKAEHNVSREELVERARSRMESGGWDFALAHDVSKMGFGTLKDHYILIDRRGDVREIGPGHKRELARLVLTLARGEL is encoded by the coding sequence GTGTCTGAGGTAGAGGCGATAAGAGGAACATACAGCCAGCTACTGAAGGCGAAGAGGGTCGTACTCCTAGTCTCCTCCGGCGTCTCCCTCTACAAATCCATCGACGTCGCGCGGTTGCTGATCCGCCACGGAGCCGACGTCTACACCTTCATGACTCCAAAAGCCGCGCGGCTAGTCTCACCCAACCTGTTTTGGTGGGCCACGGGGAGGAGGCCTGTGGTTAGGCTCACGGGCGCCGCGGAGCACGTCGAGATCTGCGCCAAAGCCGACGTCGTCCTCGCCGCCCCGGCCACCGCCAACACCCTAGCCAAGCTGTCCCTCGGCATCGCGGACAACGCCGCGCTGACATGCGCCCTAGCCGCGGCAGAGGCGAAGACTGTGGTGGTGCCCGCCATGAATCTGGCTATGTGGAACTCCACGCCGGTGAGAGAGGCGTTGGAGAGGCTTGGAAAGAGGGCAGTGGTTGTCCCTCCGCTCGTGGAGGAGGGCAAGGCGAAGTACCCCCCGCCGGAGGAGGTGGTTGAATACGTCATTGACGCGACGGCACCCGGCGACTACACCGGCGTTAGGGTGCTTGTAACCGCCGGCCCCACCCACGAACATATAGACGACGTTAAGTACATAACAACGCCGAGCAGCGGCTTGACGGGGTACTACTTCGCCAGAGAGGCGGCGGCCCGCGGGGCAAAAGTCACACTGGTCCTCGGGCCCTCCCCCATCAAGCCGCCCCCCGGAGTAGACGTGGTGAGAGTCACATCGGTCCTCGAGATGTACCAAGCAGTTGTGGACCGGGCCCGGCAACACGACCTATTCATCTTCTCCGCCGCCCCCCTAGACTTCTACGTAGAGGAGAAAGCCAGGGGGAAAATCGACAGCTCCCTAGCCCACTACCACATCACCCTGAGGCAGGCCCCCAAGGCGGCCCAAGAGGTCAAGAGGCTAAACCCCAACGCGGTAGTCATAGGCTTCAAAGCTGAGCACAACGTCAGCCGGGAGGAGCTTGTGGAGAGAGCCAGGTCTAGGATGGAAAGCGGCGGCTGGGACTTCGCCCTGGCACACGACGTCTCCAAGATGGGCTTCGGCACCTTGAAAGACCACTACATACTCATCGACCGTAGGGGCGACGTGAGGGAGATAGGCCCCGGACACAAGCGGGAGCTGGCGCGGCTAGTGCTTACCCTGGCCCGCGGCGAGCTGTAG
- the malQ gene encoding 4-alpha-glucanotransferase: MLRGAGILLHITSLPGGCYVGDLGPEAYKFAEGLADAGQTYWQTLPINHTLPEYENSPYNAVSSFAGDPVLISLDLMKRDGLVDQVPQCPATEKADYVKAWEVKRAVLEKALKKAGGLGDYRDFVDKTPWLADYAYYMAMRERHGPWGRWPGEEPPRRLVELYKFAQFVFWSQWERLKQYVNDLGIFLIGDLPFYPSVDSVDVWRHRQYFKVGEDGRPLYVAGVPPDYYSATGQLWGNPVYNWDALERDGYRWWVERLRHTLEVFDYVRLDHFRGYLAYWEVPGGEATAVRGRWAPSPGRRLFDAASAAVELGRLIAEDLGYITPDVEALRDELGLPGMRVLQFAWDGNPANLHKPHNHVKNSVVYTGTHDNNTAVGWYLEEAGPRARREFRQYSNCREAVNWCFIKLAYMSVADVAVVPMQDVLGLGPEARMNRPGTVGGNWRWRMARRPDPSLWRRLRRLARLYGR; this comes from the coding sequence ATGCTAAGGGGGGCGGGGATCCTCCTCCACATAACCTCCCTACCCGGGGGGTGCTACGTGGGGGATCTGGGGCCCGAGGCGTATAAATTCGCCGAGGGCCTCGCCGACGCCGGGCAGACCTACTGGCAGACGCTCCCCATCAACCACACCCTCCCCGAGTACGAAAACTCTCCATACAACGCGGTGTCGAGCTTCGCCGGAGATCCCGTCCTCATAAGCCTAGACCTCATGAAGAGAGACGGCCTCGTCGACCAGGTGCCGCAGTGCCCGGCGACGGAGAAGGCGGACTACGTAAAGGCGTGGGAGGTCAAGAGGGCCGTCTTGGAGAAGGCGCTTAAAAAAGCGGGGGGCCTCGGCGACTACAGAGACTTCGTGGACAAGACCCCCTGGCTGGCGGACTACGCCTACTACATGGCGATGAGAGAGAGGCACGGCCCGTGGGGCCGCTGGCCGGGGGAGGAGCCGCCCCGCCGCCTCGTAGAGCTGTATAAATTCGCCCAGTTCGTCTTCTGGAGCCAGTGGGAGAGGCTTAAGCAGTATGTAAACGACCTGGGGATCTTCCTCATCGGCGACCTCCCCTTCTACCCCAGCGTAGACAGCGTAGACGTGTGGAGGCACAGACAGTACTTCAAGGTGGGGGAAGACGGCAGGCCTCTCTACGTTGCCGGCGTGCCGCCGGACTACTACTCAGCCACGGGGCAGTTGTGGGGCAACCCCGTCTACAACTGGGATGCCCTCGAGCGGGACGGCTACAGGTGGTGGGTGGAGCGGCTGAGACACACGCTGGAGGTATTCGACTACGTGAGGCTTGACCACTTCAGGGGGTACCTGGCCTACTGGGAGGTCCCCGGGGGAGAGGCGACAGCCGTGAGGGGGAGGTGGGCCCCGTCACCCGGGAGGAGGCTCTTCGATGCCGCCTCGGCGGCGGTGGAGCTGGGGAGGCTCATTGCGGAGGACCTCGGCTACATTACCCCCGACGTGGAGGCGCTGAGAGACGAGCTGGGCCTCCCCGGCATGAGGGTGCTTCAATTCGCCTGGGACGGCAACCCAGCCAACCTCCACAAGCCCCACAACCATGTGAAGAACTCCGTGGTGTACACTGGGACCCACGACAACAACACCGCCGTGGGGTGGTATCTCGAAGAGGCGGGCCCCCGGGCCCGGCGGGAGTTCCGGCAGTACAGCAACTGCAGAGAGGCGGTCAACTGGTGCTTCATAAAGCTGGCCTACATGTCCGTCGCAGACGTGGCCGTGGTGCCTATGCAAGACGTCCTGGGGCTGGGCCCCGAGGCGAGGATGAACCGCCCCGGCACAGTCGGAGGCAACTGGCGCTGGAGGATGGCCAGGCGGCCGGATCCAAGCCTGTGGAGGAGGCTGAGGAGGCTGGCCCGGCTCTACGGACGTTGA